In the genome of Nitrospirota bacterium, one region contains:
- a CDS encoding TIGR02186 family protein — MMKALMINALLLLAFAALMVQAPEASAALTVKANHDRLDVDYNYHGGAVSVSGEADPGVELIIKIASPSGEEELMRKDRVGGILWMNTEKVEFGGVPGVYYLASTRTPEEILETSHRMANGIGYDALAETAEITGHSNPEARGALFDEFIKYKEAKRLFSRSAGDVAVKPDADGQAYRTVFQWPYQAPPGRYIVTAYAVKDGAVVDKAETEVHVQQVGVVKLLADMAQNRGGLYGLVAVVIALAAGFGVGMLFRTGGGAH, encoded by the coding sequence ATGATGAAAGCGCTCATGATAAACGCTCTGCTCCTTCTGGCCTTTGCGGCCCTTATGGTTCAAGCACCGGAGGCCTCGGCCGCCCTTACGGTCAAGGCGAACCATGACCGCCTGGACGTCGACTACAACTATCACGGTGGCGCCGTGAGCGTAAGCGGCGAGGCGGACCCGGGGGTCGAACTCATCATCAAGATAGCCTCTCCCTCGGGGGAGGAGGAGCTCATGAGAAAAGACCGGGTGGGCGGGATCCTCTGGATGAACACCGAAAAGGTCGAGTTCGGGGGCGTCCCGGGGGTGTATTACCTGGCGAGCACCCGCACGCCCGAGGAGATACTGGAGACCTCTCACCGGATGGCAAACGGCATCGGGTACGACGCCCTTGCGGAGACGGCCGAAATCACGGGCCATTCGAATCCGGAAGCACGGGGGGCGCTGTTTGACGAGTTCATAAAGTACAAGGAGGCCAAGCGGCTCTTCTCCCGGTCCGCGGGAGACGTCGCCGTCAAGCCGGACGCAGACGGACAGGCCTATCGGACCGTGTTTCAGTGGCCTTACCAGGCGCCTCCGGGCAGGTATATCGTCACGGCCTATGCCGTCAAGGACGGGGCCGTGGTCGATAAGGCGGAAACCGAGGTGCACGTGCAGCAGGTCGGGGTTGTAAAGTTACTGGCCGATATGGCTCAAAACAGAGGCGGCCTGTACGGCCTTGTTGCGGTTGTCATCGCCCTGGCGGCGGGCTTCGGAGTCGGCATGCTCTTCAGGACGGGCGGAGGTGCCCATTGA
- a CDS encoding sulfite exporter TauE/SafE family protein, translating to MYLYLPVALTSINILLPVGLGLAVGLMSGLFGVGGGFLMTPLLIMMGIPPTVAAATDSNQIVAASTSGTYAHWRLGNVDFKMGLFLLIGGFSGGLLGVQVIKILRMMGSADFVIKLTYVVMLGSVGTYMFFESLSALKKKDTGAPKEQARSESALTRFLRSLPFQTRFEKSGVTHSALVPVVLGVFVGILAALMGVGGGFLMVPVMVYLLRMPMHVVVGTSLFQILFTCIEVTFLQSYTNHTVDFMLAVLLLVGSTIGAQVGTVFGKKLKGDQLKILLAVIVLVVTVKIVLDLTLTPELLLAQGGGH from the coding sequence ATGTATCTTTACTTGCCTGTGGCTCTTACCAGCATCAACATCTTGTTGCCCGTCGGCCTGGGTCTTGCCGTCGGCCTGATGTCCGGACTCTTCGGCGTCGGTGGGGGGTTTCTGATGACGCCGCTTCTGATAATGATGGGTATCCCCCCCACGGTGGCTGCGGCCACCGACTCCAACCAGATAGTGGCAGCATCCACCTCCGGTACGTACGCCCACTGGAGGCTTGGAAACGTGGACTTCAAGATGGGCCTCTTTCTCCTCATCGGCGGGTTCTCCGGTGGACTGCTCGGCGTGCAGGTCATCAAGATATTGCGCATGATGGGCAGCGCCGATTTCGTCATCAAGCTCACCTACGTGGTCATGCTTGGCTCCGTGGGCACCTACATGTTCTTCGAGAGCCTTTCGGCCCTGAAAAAGAAAGACACCGGGGCGCCTAAGGAGCAGGCGCGCTCCGAGTCGGCTCTCACGCGGTTCCTCAGGTCTCTGCCCTTTCAGACGAGGTTCGAGAAATCGGGCGTCACGCACTCGGCCCTCGTGCCGGTCGTCCTGGGTGTTTTCGTGGGCATACTGGCGGCCCTCATGGGCGTGGGGGGCGGCTTTCTCATGGTTCCGGTCATGGTGTACCTTCTGAGAATGCCCATGCACGTGGTCGTGGGGACGAGCCTTTTTCAGATACTGTTTACCTGCATCGAGGTGACGTTCCTTCAGTCCTACACGAACCACACCGTGGACTTCATGCTTGCGGTTCTCCTGTTGGTCGGCTCCACGATAGGCGCCCAGGTGGGCACGGTCTTTGGCAAGAAGCTCAAGGGCGACCAGTTGAAGATACTCCTGGCCGTCATCGTGCTCGTTGTCACGGTCAAGATCGTGCTGGACCTCACGCTGACTCCCGAACTGCTCCTTGCACAAGGAGGTGGCCATTAA
- a CDS encoding universal stress protein: MSRASRQKEILYVAYRDESLEEGISYALYLAGQMDAGLRIVLLSRNGFGGKFHNVMDAVAFAEASEHETARRMFAGEEDGDDAASIQSYLVERCSREGIKANVHIGLEGTVSVVQEFLKRKRIDLVLLSPAVTGSRNILNRLLRNSPRPVVTMSRGSDNDKMLAEGGTHS; this comes from the coding sequence ATGTCCAGAGCGTCCAGGCAGAAAGAGATCCTTTATGTCGCCTACAGGGACGAGTCCCTGGAGGAGGGAATATCCTATGCCCTGTATCTTGCCGGACAGATGGATGCGGGGCTGAGGATCGTTCTTCTGAGCAGGAACGGATTCGGGGGGAAATTCCATAACGTGATGGACGCCGTCGCCTTTGCGGAGGCCAGCGAACACGAAACGGCCCGGCGGATGTTTGCCGGGGAGGAAGATGGCGATGACGCCGCGTCGATACAGTCATACCTCGTGGAGCGATGCAGCAGGGAGGGCATCAAGGCCAACGTCCACATCGGGCTTGAGGGGACCGTATCGGTGGTGCAGGAGTTTCTCAAGCGCAAGAGGATAGACCTCGTGCTGCTGAGCCCGGCGGTGACCGGCAGCCGGAATATATTGAACAGGCTCCTGAGGAATTCCCCGCGGCCCGTCGTCACCATGTCACGCGGTAGCGATAACGATAAAATGCTTGCGGAAGGAGGAACACACTCATAA
- a CDS encoding sigma-54 dependent transcriptional regulator, whose protein sequence is MQLKVLVAEDEDITRKHIMNTLRAEGYEAQGASNGLDAFKMVQSDGFDILIADVKMPRMDGMELLSRVKEISPDTAVIVVTGYGSISSAVDAMKKGAFDYLPKPFELDEMVLKVNKVRDQRMLKRENIALRAFLNIEKELSVIAESEGMKRVLEVIRSIQDSDCSVLLSGETGVGKSLLAKVIHFSSPRREGPFLSINCATFTEELLASELFGHEKGAFTGATAQKKGLMEIADGGTLYLDEVAEMPPNLQAKLLKAIEEKEFFRVGGTKPIKVDVRFIAATNQNIALAIARGSFRRDLYYRLNVMEVYIPPLRERRTDITPLSRYFLAKHLPRYRKNVKGFTNEALQILRNYSYPGNVRELENIIERAIILEKGAYITPESLPQMLKMFQIETLEPENVKPLDEVSREYVRTVVEMLGGNKAEAARLLGISRTSLWRMLKEQ, encoded by the coding sequence ATGCAGCTCAAGGTACTCGTAGCCGAAGACGAAGACATAACCAGAAAGCACATAATGAACACCTTGCGGGCCGAGGGCTATGAGGCTCAGGGCGCAAGCAACGGACTGGACGCCTTCAAAATGGTGCAGTCCGACGGCTTTGACATCCTCATCGCCGACGTCAAGATGCCCAGGATGGACGGGATGGAGCTGCTCTCCAGAGTGAAGGAGATATCCCCGGACACCGCGGTCATCGTCGTCACGGGCTACGGGAGCATAAGCTCCGCTGTGGACGCCATGAAAAAGGGCGCCTTCGACTATCTGCCCAAACCCTTCGAGCTGGACGAGATGGTCCTGAAGGTCAACAAGGTGCGTGACCAGAGGATGCTCAAGAGGGAAAACATCGCCCTCAGGGCCTTCCTCAACATCGAAAAGGAGCTCTCCGTCATAGCGGAGAGCGAGGGCATGAAGAGGGTGCTGGAGGTTATCAGGAGCATCCAGGACTCGGACTGCTCCGTGCTGCTGTCCGGCGAGACTGGCGTGGGCAAGAGCCTCCTTGCAAAGGTCATCCACTTTTCGAGCCCCCGGCGGGAGGGGCCCTTTCTTTCGATAAACTGCGCGACCTTCACGGAGGAGCTTCTGGCCAGCGAGCTCTTCGGCCACGAAAAGGGGGCCTTCACCGGGGCGACAGCGCAGAAGAAGGGCCTTATGGAGATAGCCGACGGCGGCACCCTCTACCTGGATGAAGTCGCCGAGATGCCCCCCAACCTGCAGGCCAAGCTCCTGAAGGCCATCGAGGAAAAGGAGTTCTTCCGTGTGGGAGGCACAAAACCCATAAAGGTGGACGTGCGGTTCATCGCCGCCACCAACCAGAACATAGCGCTGGCCATAGCGCGGGGCTCTTTCAGGCGGGACCTCTATTACCGCCTCAACGTCATGGAGGTATATATCCCTCCGCTTCGCGAGAGGAGGACGGACATAACGCCCCTCAGCAGGTATTTCCTTGCAAAGCACCTGCCCAGATACCGGAAGAACGTCAAGGGATTCACGAACGAGGCCCTCCAGATACTCAGGAACTACAGTTATCCCGGCAACGTCCGCGAGCTTGAAAATATCATCGAAAGGGCCATCATCCTGGAGAAAGGTGCCTACATTACGCCCGAATCCCTGCCCCAGATGCTGAAAATGTTTCAAATTGAAACGCTCGAACCGGAAAACGTCAAGCCTCTGGACGAGGTCAGCCGCGAATACGTCCGCACCGTTGTGGAGATGCTTGGCGGTAACAAAGCCGAAGCCGCGCGGCTTCTGGGGATATCGCGGACCAGCCTCTGGCGCATGCTGAAGGAACAGTAG